ATTTCTCTGCTCTCTCTACTTGCTCCGCTCTCTCTTATCTGTGTATATTGATTGTGGTATTAATGGTGGTGTTGTGAAAATTGAATACACCATTGTGCCTATATATAGACACTTAATAAAGTCAATGAACACGTGGCATCATTGCGTTCCAGTTCAGAGTTGACCTTGGTGAAGAGTAAATCATCAACTGCACGCACTTCATGCGTTTGTCTTAGTGAGTACGACCTTTTTTGGCCTGATTAAACTATTATTGCCTTCTCAAGCTGTTAAATGATAGTCAatgagaaaggagaagaagaatgaagacatATCGGAGAATATATGGCAACAgatattttgttttagattttgtgTGGGCAACTTTCGGTGTAACTATCAATTCCCTGTTtgtcaaagaaaattaaaaaaaaaaaaatagccaaGATAACATTTGCCTAAAAAGTAGTACCATAAATTGGCACAGAAAGTAATCCTAGAGGTCGTTGGAATACCAGAAATAAAAGTGTTTCTGCTTCTTTGAAACCGAAATTCATACTAATAATTAGAAACACAGACACCCTCTTAACAAGCAAAAAATGGAACTCCACTCACCAAAAGAACTGGATATTATTTTGACTATGTTCTATTCTCCAGTAATATTCTACTTTTGCTCCATCAAGCAAGACTTGGACTTGAGATACTAGTTGAAAAATATGGTTAATCCCGGCAGCTCTATTAAGCAAGCATCTACAGATGATATTGTCTGCTTATAGCCGTTTGCCCTGGGTTTTAATGAAAATTGTTTTATTTTCACGTTGACAATGTCCAACGGAATTCTAAATTGCAAAATTTGATCGAGTTCCCATCAATTTTGTAAGCAATTGTAATCATGTCAAGATCAACAAGTTGGGATGGTTATCGTCATCCAATTTTGATTCTTACACAAAGATAATGAGAATTTGTAATTATCACCAATAATATAGTTAAGTTGTAATCAAGATAAGATGCAAACTACAAGCTTATATAATATAAAGAGAGGAATAGAGTTGCAGTATCTTATTAAGTACTTAAAGGGAATAAATAGGAGTCTCTTTCAGCTGATCAGATTTATACGCAAGTCTATCATCATCAACACAAGAAAAGGTAACTCCATTATTATACATGTATGTATATACATCCAACCAGATAACCCTACTGTTGCAGTATTGTAGACTTTAAGTGAATTAGGAACAAAACCTGAAATACTTCGCCATACTGGCGATGCTAAATGTCCATGTCTGCACATATTTGCAAAAAACCCATTTAGCATTTCGACTTGAGGTGATAATTACTAGGGGGGATTGTCCTGCTATAAAAAGATACTATAAAAAGGTGGATATATACAAACAAGCTAAGCAAATTGACAAGGATAGGGATTGTCCTGCTACAAAGTGTAAAACAGGATCCTTCCCAGATCAAACAAACAATTATCAGATTTTAGATAAGATTTCTGATGAGAAAATAGATATTTTTTGGAAGTTTTGACCAACTTTGCCCGTCCACCAGTTCTGATGAGAATGAATACAGAAAGGAGTGAAGTAACATCAGCCCCCATAAACTATATACCTTTTCAAAAGAGGTATGAAGGTACAGACTTTTCCACAACAGAGAATAGTATGAACACAATCACAATAAGAAACCAAGACGCAAAAAGCAAATTTTAAAAGTGAAAAGTAAACAACGCAAACTATAAAGTTTAAAGAAGAAACCAAAAAGAACATAACAGTCCTACCCAAAAAAATCTTGCATTAAAGAAATGTGTAATGTACACATTCAACAGTCGTCTAAACTGAAACATAATTATAGGCATAAAAAAACAAAGGATGAGCACTGTCAAGAGTCAAGACGATGTGAATGTGTTCACATTCAAAATACGTACTGACATAGAACTTAAACCATTCAGGAAAAGCACAGATTTTACTAGTAAGGCATCATCAATTGATTAAATGTAGGCTAAATATGCAACAGTGTCAAGACTTACATGAAAAGGGGTAAGAGCTTTTTCAGCTGGAAGACCATACAAGCGCCATCATCAGTTCTTATACTGACCACTGACAAGAACACTTCTGCAAGAATCTAAACATAATTTCAATTGTTACTTACAGAATGAACCAGTCAGGGAACTACGAAAAGCTTGTTAAATGTTTACCCCACTACTGACTCAGTATTAGATAAAAGTTTCAACAGCGAAATATATGTCGTACAGAATATAGTTAGCGGACTGTAAAAATAGTGCCCACTAAAATCCTTTCTATCGTTTCTTAAAACCATATTTCTTCCGTTCATAGAAGAGATCAGTTTTAGCACTCCCTAGATTGACAATCTTCGGACACCCATCACGGTCCTTCTCCTGCTGAGTGCATTCCTTGCAGTAATAAGCATCAGATATTCCCACACCCCCACAAATCACACAACGACCTAGGAATGATCCATAATTGCATTCGTCACAAACCCGAACCAAGGTGCAAGGCCGCACGTACGAGTCACATATAACACACTTCCCATCGCACTTCTCACACAGCCGGCCAATAGCAATCCCAGGCTGCTTCCTGCACATAATTAAATCAGGATGATGCTTAGCCATAGTTCCTACACCACTCGCTTATATCTTAACTGCAAAATTTCACAAAAGCATGAGACTTTTGGTAACTTATAGGCTGACACTAAATTGGTGAACGTATTTTCTGAATTAGGTCAGTGCTGTATCCCCACATAATTGTGCAATTTAACCCACACCAAAAAACTTACTGGTAAACATAAATTCCAAACACAGGTATTCGACACAGACAGATGGACAAAAGGCGCTGTTGAAGTATCTTTATCCTGTTACTAGGCATGATGACCGATTATTTTGCTAGTCAGTGCAGTGCTTCACTACTGTGTGAttgaattattttaatttttatagTACGTAACAAGTGAGAATGATATGTCATACATATGGATGCCTGACTAGGGCATATTTGAAGCGATGACCGTGCATGAATGTGTATAATTATCCAATTGTTGTTAACATAAATTTACTGATATATACCCGTATTTGGTTTATCTACCACTCGTTTGCTTGTACAAATTGTGCTGTCCATTGTGCAACTGTTTCTAAAGTCGATCACAACGAAAACAAAAAAACTGCAGGGCACGCGCATTAGAAGTGCTTGGTAAACTAACATGCTTCTAAACTGATGTGTATGTTAGCATAAATACAGATATGATATGAATCACAAAATGGAAGTTGGATGTCATAAATATCTACAAGACATCAACCATTATGAACTAACAGCTATAACATACCGAACACTTGCAATGGCTGTCCTGTGTCTTGAGAATTTCCTCTTTAGTCTGAGGTGGAGAGACAAAGAAACAGTTGGTACCAATTGCTACGGTAAAAAGAAATTTTAAATTCATATGCAAAAAGAGTCACGAAAACATGGATGAATAGAATCCCAGAATTGAGGAAAGACTAGGTAACTGCCTCTTGCACTACGCATCTAGTATAGCACCTTCTCCTCAACTAAACTCAGTCTCTGATCACATGTTTAATCGGCATAAGGCTTCCTACGGAACAGAACTAACTAGTGAATCCTATACACTCTTGTCTGAGGCATTTGACCTAATAATCCAAACCTTAACTAAAGTTtgtaaatcaaacaaaaaaatcagCTAATGATATGAATCATACTAACTATTAGGACTAAATCTTCTTTTTTGCGAAGAAAACAAGCATAACAGAGTCAGAAACTAACAATCAACTACGGCAAATTCATAAAACCCTAGTATCAACTCTTTTTACTTGGGTATATATTTTCCTTTTGAAACCCTAATAAAGGAAATCAGGAGCTACATAAAACTGAGAGTGTGTTATTAAGCTTACCTGGTCGGTGTTGCTCAGCGGAgacggtggttgtggtggtggtgcagCATTTGAGGATTCTGCGCTTCTCTGTTGCACAAAAAGAGAAAGAGGAGAAAAGAAGGTTCTAGTAGCAGTGAAGGGATTTTGTCCGCGACCCTTAGGTCCAATAAAAAGCGTTTTGTTTAAGGGTCCACAGGAACCGAGCTGGACCGAGAAACCGTCCCGAGAATCGGCCGAACCGAGCCGATTTTTGTCCCGAACCGAGGAACGggatacaggtaccggtccagaaaataggaaccgaggaTGATGAGGTACATGTACACGGTCCTGTATAAGTCCCGTACCGTCCGGACCGAAAGAACCGACCATTCgtagccattagatttaggggtACTGAACAAATATAGCCGTTAGATTAAGGGGGGTATATATAGTACCTTAACGATAGGGTTTCTCTCTTTCTCATTCTCGTTTTTCTTTTCCGTCTTCGAGTTCGACTCTTCCCTCTGAGAGACTGATATAGAGAGAGAACTGAGTTCTTGAGTCTCTGATTCTCTGAAGTCTGAAAGTGAACTCCATTAATCAGTGAACACGGAACACCGAACAACACCTCTCgatccagaagaagaaggagaaaaagtcagtgatttcaatgatttgatttgtgtaagttttttactttttttgctttttttcttctccaattttAATCCTAGGACTATGGATTTCTATATGAAGTCGAGTTCTGGatgatcctaggacttttgattaatttaatttagggtttcagtttcaCAGGGTAAGTTATCAATCACGTCAGGGAGAAGACGAAGGGAAAGGATTCAAGGAAGAAGCTGAAGGAAACCCATTAAGGTACTTTGTATTTCTTTAggctttttataatttttttaattaatactgTTTGAgtgttcttttaacttcttttagaTCTTTGGAGCTAACCAATTTTGTTGTtttcagtttttaattttatgatgttttgagtttttaattttatgatggtTGAAATGTTTCTCATATTTGTCTGTGTAAAAAGTTACACAACTTTCATTCTTTCACATTAACATGCATATATAGTGCTTCCTACTTAATCTAGCAGCTTGCTTGTGTAATGT
This portion of the Papaver somniferum cultivar HN1 chromosome 11, ASM357369v1, whole genome shotgun sequence genome encodes:
- the LOC113321263 gene encoding PHD finger-like domain-containing protein 5B; translated protein: MAKHHPDLIMCRKQPGIAIGRLCEKCDGKCVICDSYVRPCTLVRVCDECNYGSFLGRCVICGGVGISDAYYCKECTQQEKDRDGCPKIVNLGSAKTDLFYERKKYGFKKR